Proteins encoded together in one Synechococcus sp. BL107 window:
- the mnmH gene encoding tRNA 2-selenouridine(34) synthase MnmH yields MSGMGDDHFTSIEQLRQLHGPLIDVRSPSEFEKGHWPGAVNLPLFSDDERAAVGTSYKQDGRLKAIHLGLRITGPKMAVLAEQLDQYRGAEQLRLYCWRGGMRSASMAWLAHQIDLNPLLLQGGYKAYRHWAQSSFDQEWPLRIMGGRTGTGKTDLLLALQIKGVAVLDLEGLANHRGSSFGGLGLPAQPSTEHYENLLAEVLDHHRRQGAGSIWLEAESIQVGRCRIPKGLFDQMQTAPVLEIQRNLDERVEQLVEVYGQQGSEGLAEATNRISRRLGPQRTQQALEAIAAQDWATACRATLDYYDRCYDHELARCPDRNSVDLTGQTAAVAAETLLKAKLVELSA; encoded by the coding sequence ATGTCAGGCATGGGAGATGACCATTTCACTTCAATCGAACAGCTGCGGCAACTCCATGGACCGCTGATCGATGTCAGAAGTCCCTCCGAATTCGAGAAGGGGCATTGGCCAGGGGCTGTGAACCTCCCCTTATTCAGCGACGACGAGCGCGCCGCCGTTGGGACCAGTTACAAGCAAGACGGGCGATTGAAAGCCATTCACCTGGGGCTGCGGATTACTGGACCGAAGATGGCGGTCTTAGCCGAACAGCTCGACCAATACAGGGGGGCAGAACAGTTGAGACTGTATTGCTGGAGAGGCGGGATGCGCTCAGCAAGCATGGCTTGGCTTGCGCATCAAATTGACCTCAACCCTCTGCTGCTTCAAGGGGGATACAAGGCCTATCGCCATTGGGCTCAATCAAGTTTCGATCAGGAATGGCCCTTAAGGATCATGGGTGGTCGCACCGGTACGGGAAAAACCGATCTGCTGCTGGCTCTGCAGATCAAAGGTGTTGCCGTTTTAGATCTTGAGGGTCTTGCCAACCATCGCGGCAGCAGTTTCGGAGGTCTTGGACTACCAGCTCAACCCAGCACTGAGCACTACGAAAATCTTCTCGCTGAGGTTCTTGATCACCATCGGCGCCAGGGTGCCGGTTCCATCTGGCTCGAGGCGGAAAGCATTCAGGTCGGACGCTGCCGCATCCCAAAAGGTCTTTTTGATCAAATGCAAACCGCACCTGTTCTCGAAATCCAGCGCAACCTCGACGAACGCGTTGAGCAGCTGGTGGAGGTCTATGGACAACAGGGCTCTGAGGGCTTAGCAGAAGCCACCAACAGAATTAGTCGTCGACTGGGTCCCCAACGCACTCAGCAGGCTTTGGAGGCCATTGCAGCCCAAGACTGGGCGACAGCCTGTCGAGCCACACTCGATTACTACGACCGCTGCTACGACCACGAACTGGCACGCTGCCCCGACAGAAATAGCGTTGATTTGACCGGGCAAACCGCGGCAGTGGCCGCAGAGACGCTGCTCAAAGCCAAACTTGTGGAACTTTCCGCCTAA
- the psb28 gene encoding photosystem II reaction center protein Psb28: MAEAKGTASIQFFRGVDEPVVPDIRLTRSRDGRTGQATFVFEQPQALAPETFGNIGGMWMVDEEGEMVTREVNGKFVNGIPSALEATYTWKTEEDFERFMRFAQRYADSNGLGYSQNQKSDQSDAATEEQA; this comes from the coding sequence ATGGCCGAGGCAAAAGGAACGGCATCGATTCAATTTTTCAGAGGCGTCGATGAGCCGGTCGTCCCCGATATTCGTCTCACTCGCAGCCGTGATGGGAGAACCGGCCAAGCCACATTCGTGTTCGAGCAACCTCAAGCCCTGGCCCCAGAAACCTTCGGGAACATCGGAGGCATGTGGATGGTGGATGAAGAAGGGGAAATGGTCACCCGTGAAGTAAACGGAAAATTCGTCAACGGCATTCCTAGCGCCCTCGAAGCCACCTACACCTGGAAGACAGAAGAAGATTTTGAACGGTTTATGCGCTTCGCCCAGCGCTATGCCGATTCCAACGGACTTGGTTACTCACAAAATCAAAAGTCTGATCAATCAGACGCAGCAACCGAAGAACAAGCTTGA
- a CDS encoding AI-2E family transporter encodes MRLPHWLSLTALIAATVLLWSLREVLLLLFAGVVVAMALCTLVGILRERRPMGRSLALVICLGGLLTIFTVILTVVIPPFLEEFAVLLQQLPKAAQTLLGLLMDWIDGISQAIYGADSASNLDELGVSDPSKLVPDGQSIAAGLGSGVLGLLGLAGNVGNAVLRLLFVVAVALMVSVQPQAYRGVGLQLVPSFYRRRAAEVLDRCGQALSSWMVGVLISSVAVSALCGIALSLLGVKLVLANALLAGLLNIIPNVGPTMSTVFPMAVAVLDAPWKSIAVLGAYVVIQNMESYVITPSVMHHQVKLLPGLTLAAQFVFTLMFGPLGLLLALPLAVVFQVVIREVLIHDVLDHWTNSGATP; translated from the coding sequence TTGAGATTGCCTCACTGGCTGTCACTTACAGCCTTAATTGCAGCAACAGTTCTGCTGTGGTCGTTGCGTGAGGTCTTGCTGCTCCTGTTCGCGGGGGTTGTGGTGGCAATGGCCCTTTGCACGCTTGTAGGCATCTTGCGTGAACGTCGCCCCATGGGTCGTTCCCTCGCACTCGTGATCTGCTTGGGCGGTCTTTTGACGATTTTCACCGTCATTCTCACAGTGGTGATCCCCCCTTTTTTGGAGGAATTCGCTGTTCTTTTGCAGCAACTTCCTAAAGCAGCGCAAACACTCTTGGGGTTGTTGATGGACTGGATCGATGGCATCAGCCAAGCGATCTACGGAGCTGATTCCGCTTCCAATCTTGACGAGCTTGGCGTCTCCGACCCGAGCAAATTGGTGCCAGATGGTCAGTCCATCGCAGCCGGGCTTGGCAGCGGTGTGCTCGGCCTCCTTGGTCTGGCCGGCAACGTGGGTAATGCCGTATTGCGCCTGCTCTTCGTGGTTGCAGTAGCACTCATGGTGAGTGTGCAACCCCAGGCCTATCGCGGCGTGGGCTTGCAATTGGTTCCGTCGTTTTATCGACGCCGGGCTGCAGAGGTCTTGGATCGATGTGGACAAGCTCTGAGCAGTTGGATGGTGGGAGTGTTGATCAGTTCAGTCGCTGTCTCAGCACTGTGTGGCATCGCTTTATCGCTTTTGGGTGTGAAATTAGTACTCGCTAACGCCCTGCTTGCTGGACTTTTAAACATCATCCCCAATGTGGGACCAACGATGAGCACGGTGTTTCCTATGGCGGTTGCCGTGTTGGATGCTCCCTGGAAATCGATCGCAGTGCTTGGAGCGTATGTGGTGATCCAAAACATGGAGAGTTATGTGATCACCCCATCGGTGATGCATCACCAAGTGAAATTGCTCCCTGGCTTGACCTTGGCCGCCCAGTTCGTATTCACATTGATGTTTGGACCGCTGGGGTTGCTCTTGGCATTGCCCTTAGCCGTAGTTTTTCAAGTCGTGATTCGTGAAGTCTTGATCCACGACGTTTTGGATCATTGGACCAACTCTGGAGCGACGCCATGA
- a CDS encoding AI-2E family transporter produces the protein MTARSVLVALSLVVLTLLTWHLRWVLLVLFGAVVVAVALDVLIQSLQKCTKLERPAALAVVLGLLLLAGAFLGQLLLPELLDQFRQLGRDLPQLVGKLSDLISSDPRLEQFDEAIGSAINLKGLQPLLGFAGGAANTLIQLLLMVLLAILLALDPGAHRRMLLAACPRPAREQLDQLLDECRHALGGWLSGMTLSATTVFLLTWGGLLVLKAPLALLSALVCGFLTFVPTIGPTAATLLPTGLALLQSPQLMVSVLVFRLILQNLEAFLLTPLLLRKTVNLLPTVALMAQFSLGALLGLPGVLLALPLVVVLQVLMQRVVVQQIMDRWA, from the coding sequence ATGACGGCAAGAAGCGTCTTGGTGGCCCTAAGCCTCGTGGTGCTGACCTTACTGACATGGCACTTGCGCTGGGTGTTGTTGGTGTTGTTTGGCGCCGTGGTGGTGGCGGTGGCCCTGGATGTGCTGATCCAAAGCCTTCAAAAATGCACAAAGCTGGAGCGTCCCGCAGCGCTCGCTGTTGTGCTGGGCCTCTTGCTCTTAGCGGGAGCGTTCCTTGGTCAGCTCCTTCTACCGGAATTGCTCGATCAGTTCCGGCAATTGGGGCGAGACCTTCCCCAATTGGTTGGAAAGTTGTCTGATCTGATCAGCAGCGACCCCCGTCTAGAGCAGTTTGACGAGGCCATTGGCTCAGCCATCAATCTCAAAGGACTTCAACCCCTACTTGGTTTTGCAGGTGGGGCTGCCAACACGTTGATCCAGCTCTTGCTGATGGTTCTGCTGGCGATTCTTCTTGCGCTGGATCCCGGTGCCCACCGCCGCATGCTGCTTGCGGCTTGCCCACGGCCAGCCAGGGAACAGTTGGACCAGCTTCTGGATGAATGCAGACATGCACTGGGCGGTTGGCTCAGCGGAATGACCCTCTCAGCCACAACTGTCTTTCTGCTGACATGGGGCGGATTACTTGTCCTCAAAGCACCGCTTGCCCTCTTAAGTGCGCTGGTTTGTGGATTCCTCACCTTTGTTCCCACCATTGGGCCAACGGCCGCCACTCTTCTCCCGACCGGGCTAGCGCTTCTCCAGTCACCACAACTGATGGTGTCTGTTCTGGTGTTCCGTCTCATTCTTCAAAACCTCGAAGCTTTTCTGCTCACACCGCTACTGCTTCGGAAAACGGTCAATCTTCTCCCAACAGTGGCGTTGATGGCGCAATTCAGCCTGGGGGCTTTGCTCGGTTTACCCGGTGTACTTTTGGCTCTTCCCTTGGTTGTTGTGCTGCAAGTGCTGATGCAACGGGTCGTTGTGCAGCAAATCATGGATCGATGGGCCTAG
- the secF gene encoding protein translocase subunit SecF: MVDASSPATAEVRQLRWSLSSMRQRVWLISAAVVVVSLIGLVTSWLDPAIRAPLRPGLDFTGGTQIQLERNCDPTCSDLKAIAVSDVIRGLALPKEGNAPLPQLNAPRVQLLDAGQSLLLRLPTLSAAQGQAVIQAVEPVAGPFRDGGQSVDTIGPSLGRQLLQSSLVSLLVAFAGIAVYISFRYDRRYAFLALVALAHDVVIVCGIFAWLGLFFQLEVDSLFAVALLTIAGYSVNDTVVVFDRIRERTQQGSDLPLKLQVDQAVSATLTRTLYTSGTTLMPLLALVFFGGSTLYWFAIALALGVVVGSWSSIALAPSLLTLWQPQGD; the protein is encoded by the coding sequence ATGGTTGACGCGTCTTCCCCCGCGACGGCCGAAGTCCGTCAGTTGCGCTGGTCTTTGAGCTCGATGCGACAACGCGTGTGGCTGATTTCAGCAGCGGTTGTTGTGGTGAGCCTGATTGGTTTAGTGACCAGTTGGCTGGATCCAGCGATTCGTGCACCGCTGCGTCCTGGCCTTGATTTCACGGGTGGCACCCAAATCCAGCTTGAGCGCAATTGCGACCCAACCTGCTCCGATCTCAAAGCGATTGCCGTATCGGATGTCATCCGTGGATTGGCTCTTCCCAAAGAGGGCAATGCGCCGTTACCGCAACTGAATGCACCTCGGGTGCAGTTGCTCGATGCGGGCCAATCGCTGTTGTTGCGGCTCCCCACGCTGTCTGCCGCCCAGGGACAAGCGGTCATTCAGGCCGTTGAACCGGTCGCTGGTCCGTTCAGGGATGGTGGTCAATCGGTTGACACCATTGGGCCAAGCCTGGGGCGCCAGTTATTGCAAAGCAGCTTGGTGTCCTTGCTGGTGGCGTTTGCGGGGATCGCCGTCTACATCTCCTTCCGCTACGACCGGCGATATGCATTCTTGGCACTGGTCGCCTTGGCCCATGACGTTGTCATCGTCTGCGGCATTTTTGCTTGGCTCGGATTGTTCTTTCAGCTGGAAGTCGACAGCCTGTTTGCCGTGGCACTGCTTACCATTGCCGGCTACTCCGTGAACGACACGGTTGTGGTATTCGATCGGATCCGTGAACGCACCCAACAAGGGTCTGATTTGCCCCTGAAGCTTCAGGTGGATCAGGCCGTATCAGCCACCCTGACCCGGACGCTTTACACCAGTGGAACCACCTTGATGCCTTTGCTGGCCTTGGTGTTTTTCGGTGGCTCCACCCTGTATTGGTTTGCGATTGCCCTTGCCCTGGGCGTGGTGGTGGGGAGTTGGTCGAGTATTGCCCTTGCTCCCTCATTGCTCACGTTGTGGCAACCACAGGGTGATTAA
- the secD gene encoding protein translocase subunit SecD, which translates to MARYQGWFAFVLALAIAAGMFLLRTPLELGLDLRGGSQLTVQVQPAGEITRVGSEEMEAVKAVLERRVNGLGVAESTLQTVGDTQLVLQLPGEQDPTRAARVLGSTAMLEFRAQKPGAEGDLRSLRQLRSQVRAILRLREEQALNGDIDDNDGIDFDQLAEAQKLFGLDGEATSETDQLQQLLEKVNEEIVQQFEPAALTGKDLVTAGRQPLQNNPNSWEVTLSFNSDGAEAFAELTKSIAGTDRLLGIVLDGQAISEASVGPQFEAAGISGGAASISGNFTAEEARELEVQLRGGSLPLPVEIIEVRTIGPTLGAENIRRSLVAALSGLAFVAVFMVLAYRLPGAVAVVALSLYALFNLAMYALIPVTLTLPGIAGFILSIGMAVDANVLIFERIKDELRRGNTLIRSIDTGFSEAFSSIVDGHLTTLISCAALFFLGTGLVKGFAATLGIGVLLSLFTALTCTRTLLRFLMGYSGLRSPNNFLPNSQLPTPSA; encoded by the coding sequence ATGGCGCGTTATCAGGGTTGGTTTGCGTTTGTTCTTGCCTTGGCCATAGCGGCTGGGATGTTTTTGCTTCGGACTCCGTTGGAATTGGGTCTTGATTTACGCGGGGGTAGTCAGCTCACCGTGCAGGTGCAGCCGGCTGGGGAGATTACCCGCGTGGGCTCCGAGGAAATGGAGGCGGTGAAAGCGGTGCTGGAGCGCCGTGTCAATGGTCTTGGTGTAGCCGAGTCGACGCTTCAAACCGTGGGTGATACCCAGTTGGTGCTTCAACTCCCCGGCGAACAGGATCCAACCCGAGCGGCAAGGGTGCTTGGCAGCACCGCGATGTTGGAGTTCCGTGCACAAAAGCCAGGTGCGGAGGGAGATCTCAGAAGTTTGCGTCAGTTGCGATCGCAAGTCCGCGCCATTTTGCGGTTGCGAGAAGAACAAGCTCTTAATGGCGATATCGATGACAACGATGGGATCGATTTCGACCAATTGGCTGAGGCCCAGAAGCTCTTTGGTCTCGATGGTGAGGCCACCAGCGAAACCGATCAGTTGCAACAGCTCCTCGAGAAGGTGAATGAGGAAATCGTTCAACAGTTCGAGCCCGCTGCCTTAACGGGTAAGGATTTGGTTACGGCAGGTCGTCAGCCGTTGCAAAACAACCCCAATAGTTGGGAAGTCACCCTGTCGTTCAACAGTGACGGGGCTGAGGCGTTTGCTGAGCTCACGAAATCCATTGCTGGAACCGACCGGCTGCTCGGCATCGTTCTTGATGGTCAAGCCATCAGCGAAGCCAGTGTTGGCCCCCAGTTCGAAGCTGCCGGCATCTCCGGTGGTGCCGCCAGTATCAGTGGAAACTTCACCGCTGAAGAAGCGAGAGAGTTGGAAGTTCAGCTCCGCGGTGGATCGCTGCCTCTACCCGTTGAAATCATTGAAGTTCGCACCATTGGTCCAACCCTTGGTGCCGAAAACATCCGTCGAAGCTTGGTGGCGGCCCTATCTGGTCTGGCCTTTGTGGCGGTCTTTATGGTCTTGGCCTACAGGCTCCCTGGGGCCGTGGCGGTGGTTGCTTTGAGCTTGTACGCCCTTTTTAACTTGGCAATGTATGCCTTGATTCCTGTCACCCTCACGCTCCCTGGGATTGCAGGTTTCATTCTCAGTATTGGCATGGCGGTGGATGCCAACGTGTTGATTTTTGAGCGGATTAAGGATGAATTGAGGCGTGGCAACACGCTAATTCGTTCGATTGATACAGGCTTTTCCGAGGCCTTTTCATCCATTGTTGATGGTCATCTCACCACGCTGATCAGCTGCGCAGCCTTGTTCTTCCTTGGCACGGGTTTGGTGAAGGGTTTCGCTGCAACGTTGGGGATTGGCGTTTTGCTCAGCCTGTTTACGGCACTCACGTGTACCCGCACGCTGTTGCGATTCCTGATGGGTTATTCGGGTCTTCGTTCCCCGAATAATTTCTTGCCCAACAGTCAGCTCCCTACCCCCTCCGCCTGA
- a CDS encoding pyruvate dehydrogenase complex E1 component subunit beta yields MAGTLLFNALREAIDEEMARDPYVCVMGEDVGQYGGSYKVTKDLYEKYGELRVLDTPIAENGFTGMAVGAAMTGLRPIVEGMNMGFLLLAFNQISNNMGMLRYTSGGNFTIPTVVRGPGGVGRQLGAEHSQRLEAYFHAVPGIKIVACSTPTNAKGLMKAAIRDNNPVLFFEHVLLYNLTEELPEGDYTCALDQADLVQEGSDITIITYSRMRYHCLKAVEQLEAEGVSVELIDLISLKPLDMDTISQSIRKTHRVIVVEECMKTGGIGAELLALITEHCFDDLDARPIRLSSQDIPTPYNGSLENLTIIQPHQIVEAAKEMVTKGL; encoded by the coding sequence GTGGCAGGAACACTTCTCTTCAACGCTCTGCGCGAAGCCATCGATGAGGAGATGGCCCGCGATCCCTACGTCTGCGTGATGGGGGAAGACGTCGGCCAATACGGCGGCAGTTACAAGGTCACCAAAGACCTCTACGAGAAATACGGCGAACTACGGGTTCTCGATACCCCAATCGCTGAGAACGGTTTCACAGGCATGGCTGTGGGTGCTGCCATGACCGGCCTGCGGCCGATTGTTGAAGGCATGAATATGGGCTTTTTGCTCCTCGCCTTCAACCAAATCTCCAACAACATGGGGATGTTGAGGTACACGAGTGGGGGCAATTTCACGATTCCGACCGTGGTGCGCGGTCCGGGTGGTGTAGGCCGTCAACTGGGTGCTGAGCACAGCCAAAGGCTCGAGGCTTACTTCCATGCGGTGCCCGGCATCAAAATCGTGGCTTGCAGTACTCCCACGAATGCAAAAGGCCTGATGAAGGCCGCGATTCGAGATAACAATCCCGTGCTCTTCTTTGAGCATGTGCTGCTCTACAACCTCACAGAAGAGCTGCCAGAAGGCGACTACACCTGTGCCCTCGATCAAGCTGATCTCGTGCAGGAGGGGAGTGACATCACGATCATCACCTACTCGAGAATGCGGTATCACTGCCTGAAGGCGGTTGAGCAGTTAGAGGCCGAAGGCGTGAGTGTTGAGCTGATTGATCTGATCAGCTTGAAGCCACTGGATATGGACACCATCAGTCAATCGATTCGGAAGACTCACCGCGTGATTGTGGTGGAAGAGTGCATGAAAACTGGCGGAATTGGCGCTGAGCTACTTGCGCTGATTACGGAGCACTGTTTCGACGATCTCGATGCCCGTCCGATTCGGCTGTCGAGTCAAGACATTCCAACGCCCTACAACGGCTCCCTTGAAAATCTGACCATCATTCAGCCCCATCAAATTGTTGAGGCGGCGAAAGAGATGGTCACCAAGGGTCTCTGA
- a CDS encoding DUF3082 domain-containing protein — protein sequence MTDPTPTDSVEEPRDPRKGPLSFLSGALTAGVLAWLALGLSRRMVVYFAVHPPHYSSPIATNIAVTLKTLLVGLSFIATFSTSFVALGLTLVFLRSLFASKDQNPA from the coding sequence ATGACTGACCCCACTCCGACCGATTCAGTCGAAGAACCGCGGGATCCGAGAAAAGGGCCTCTCAGCTTTTTGTCTGGGGCCCTCACGGCAGGCGTCCTGGCTTGGCTTGCCCTGGGGTTAAGTCGGCGAATGGTGGTGTACTTCGCCGTCCATCCCCCGCACTACAGCTCACCGATTGCCACAAATATCGCCGTCACGTTGAAGACGCTGTTGGTGGGGTTGTCGTTCATCGCCACCTTCAGCACAAGCTTTGTGGCCCTTGGTTTGACGTTGGTGTTCCTTCGCAGTCTTTTTGCAAGCAAGGATCAGAACCCTGCCTAG